In one Solanum lycopersicum chromosome 11, SLM_r2.1 genomic region, the following are encoded:
- the LOC138339522 gene encoding uncharacterized protein, with amino-acid sequence MPPKKATAAQKGKSVAEGTSQTRRVTRARAQSMPGMMLQSESSATPPPPEELRAAAAPVRGTPPAPEAPTSEPPAPQSGAEDRAMRDAVQLLTRLVADQARRHGLRVDHADRSDSLRARDFLSCNPPEFFESRPQDDPQDFIRQMQRTLRIIKASETESVELATYRLRDVAINWYESWELSRGEGAPPVVWDEFVEAFQGHFLPPEMKRARVDRFLRLKQNGRSVSIASSLIHWLGMRLLLWLIWQTGYIVM; translated from the coding sequence atgcctccaaagaaagcgacagccgcccagaagggaaaatcggtagcagaaggtactagtcagacccggagagttactagggcacgtgcccagtctatgcctggtatgatgctccagtcggagagctctgctacacccccaccgccagaagagcttagagcagcagcagctccagttcgggggacaccaccagcccccgaggccccaacatctgaacctccagctcctcagtcaggggcggaggatagggccatgagagatgcggttcaattgctgactagattagtggcagatcaggctcgcaggcatggactaagagttgatcatgcggacagatctgatagcttaagggctcgtgacttcttaagttgtaatcctccagagttctttgagTCAAGAccccaggatgatccgcaagattttattcgtcagatgcagcgtacattgaggataatcaaggcttcggagaccgagtctgttgagttggctacgtaccgtttgcgggatgtagctattaattggtatgagtcttgggagttatctaggggtgagggtgctcctccagtggtatgggatgaatttgtggaggctttccagggccacttcctgcctccagagatgaagcgagctagagtcgatagattcttgcgtttgaagcaaaatggtaGGAGCgtgagtatagcctcgagtttgattcattggctaggcatgcgcctactattgtggctgatatggcagacagggtacatcgttatgtga